In the Ancylobacter polymorphus genome, CGGCCCGTCCCGCTCCTTCGCGACGGCCGACTTCGAGAAGATCCTCAAGGTCGATGTGCTCGGGCTCTTCGCGGCCTGCCGCGAGGCGTATCCGCATCTTCTGGCGAGCGAAGGCGGCACCATCGTCAATATCGGCTCCTTCTTCTCCGAGATCGGCGCGAAAGGAAGCACGGCCTACAGCGCGGCCAAGGCGGCGGTGGGAGCGATAACGCGCTGCCTGGCCGCCGAGTGGGGCGGTAAGGGCATCAGCGTCCTGAACATCGCGCCAGGATATATCGAGACCGACATCAATCGCGATTATCTGGCGGCTGAGAGCACGCAGGCCATGATCCGGGAGCGGATCGCCGTGGGTCGTCCGGGCCATGTCAATGAAGTGGCACGTCTCGTCCGCGCGATATTTGACGAGAGGATAGGATTTCTTACCGGAGAAACCATCACCATCGATGGTGGTCATCGGCTTTATTACTGAGGTCAAGATGGATATTTTCGAACGTCTCGACAAGACGATCCCGTGGTCGGAGACCGAGCAGATCGTCATCGATGCCGTGTCGCGTCTCGCCCGCGAGAAGATCATGCCCCGGGCGGCCGGACATGACGAGGCGGGTTCGTTTCCGTGGGACAACGTTGCCGACATCAACTTGCTGGAGCTGAACCGGGTCTTCATTCCAGAAGAGTATGAGGGCAGCGGTCTTTCCTATTCGACCTATCTCGCCTGCTGCCGCGAGATCGCGCAGGCCTGCGCGTCCACGGCCATTGTCTGGGCGACGAACTTCCACGCCTGCGGCCCGGTGGTGGATTTCGCCTCCCACGAGCAGAAGATGCGGTGGCTGCCGCCCATCGCCAATGGCGGGCTGGCGGCGCTCGCCATCACCGAGCCCGGCGCCGGTTCCGACGCGACGGGCATGAAGACGCGTTTCCGTCCCGATGGCGACGACATCATCGTCGACGGCGCGAAGGTGTTCATCACCAATGGCGACGTCTGCGAGTGGCTGCTGCTTTTCGGCAAATGGTCGGAGCTCGGCGATGGCCGGGATGCCATCTCCATCGCCGTCGTCGAGAAGGGTACGCCGGGTTTCGAGGTCGAGCGGCTCGAAAAGAAGATGGGCCATCGCGCTTCCAGCACGGCGGCCTTGAGCTTCAATGGCTGCCGCATCCCGCGGGCAAACCTGCTCGGCAAACCGGGGGAGGGGCTCAGCATGCTGTTCCACTTCCTCAACCGGTCGCGGCCCAGCATCGCCGCCCATGCGCTGGGAATTGCGCGGGCTGCGTTCCAGGAGGCGACGGACTACATCAATGAGCGGCGTCAGTCCGGCCGGCGCATCGTCGAGTTCCAGGGCATCCAGTTCATGCTGGCCGATCTGGCGACCGATCTGGCCATGTGCGAGCGCTGGCTCTGGCATGTCGCCGCCCGGATCGAGGCCGGCGACAACAACATCGCGCAGGAGTCGTCGATGCTGAAGTTGCGTGCTTCCGACGTCGCGATGAGGGTGACGACCGAGGCCGTCCAGCTTCTCGGCGGCTATGGCTACACGCAGGACTTCAAGGTCGAGCGGCTGATGCGCGACGCCAAGATCACGCAGATCTGGGAAGGCACCAACCAGGTCCACCGGCAGATCATCGGCCGCAGCTTCATGAAGAAGTAGCCGGAAGCGCCGACCGGGCTTTCCGGCCGGACGTACCCGTTTCGCTTCAGGCTGAAAACCAGCATCGAAACAGGCCCGCGTGACGGTGCGTGGCGCAGAGCCATGTCGGCCGCTCGGCCGATCGGCCGATCGGGAGGAAGAGCATGGAGAAAGCGCGTCTTCGTGTCGGCATCGTCGGGCTTCAGCCCGGCCGGAGTTGGGCCGCCCGCGCCCACATTCCCGCCTTGCGCGCGCTCGGCGAGAGTTTCGAGCTTGCCGGTGTCGCCAATAGCAGCCTTCAAAGCGCCGAGCAGGCCGCCGCGGCATGCGGCATTCCCCGCGCCTCTGGCAGTGTCGACGAACTTGTGGCGTGCCCCGACATCGATATCGTCGCGGTAACTGTCAAGGTTCCCCATCACCTCGATCTGGTGAGCAAGGCCGCCCGCGCCGGCAAGCACATCTACTGCGAATGGCCTCTCGGCAATGGCCTTGCTGAGGCGGAAGAGATGGCTGCTCTGGTCGGCCGCCAGGGTGTGATGGGTGTAGTGGGGACGCAGGCCCGCGTCGCGCCCGGCATTCTCAAGCTGCGCAAACTGGTTGCCGACGGATATGTCGGCGATGTGTTGTCGACCAGCATCGTCGCGAGAGGGCGTGCCTGGGGGGCGGCCATCGATAGCCGGGCCACGGGCGGCTACATGCTCGACCGGGCAAACGGCGCCACGATGCTGACCATACCGATGGGCCATGCCTTGGCGGCATTTCGCGACGTGCTCGGCGAGATTGCCGAGGTGTCGGCGGTAACCGCCACGCGCAGGACCGAAGTGCTCGCCAAAGACACCGGCGAGACCTTGCCCATGACCGCTCCCGATCAGGTCGTGCTAAGCGGATTGCTGCAAAGCGGGGCGCCGCTCTCCATCCATTATCGGGGAGGCGAGGGGCCGGGAACGGGCTTTATCTGGGAGATCAACGGCACGCGCGGCGATCTGCGTGTCACGGCCGCGAATGGCCACATCCAGATGGCCGAGCTGACGCTCGAAGGCGCGACCGAGGGACAGCGCAGCTTTGAGCGGCTTGAACTGCCGGCGGTCGAGGGCGAGCCATTCCCGGCCGAGTCCGTACCGGGAAATGTCGCCCGCATGTATGCGCGGATGGCGGCGGATCTGAACACCGGGACGCGCACCGCGACCACCTTTGACGATGCGGTGGGACTGCATCGCGTCATCGCCGCCGTCGAAGAGGCGGATCGCACGGGCGCTCGCGTGGCGGTCGCCGGCGTCGGTTAGCACTGCGCGAGGCGCCGGCGGCTCATCGCGAGCATTTCCGGCTCTTCGATGCGCCGCTTCGAATGAAGCCCGCAGACCACCGTCCGCTCGGTGTTCAAGGCCGAGCGGATCGCCATTTCTTTTGTCCGAAATCCCTCAGGCTTCGTCCGAAATGAGCGAGACGTTGAGCAGGGCGCGGCGCTTCAGCCAGGGCGAGGGCCGATATCTGGGGTCGCAATAGAAGGCGTACATGCGGTTCAGAATCTGCATGATGGTGTCCGCCCCGAGCTTGTCACCCAGTTCCAGCGGCCCGGCGGGATATCCCAGCCCAAGCTTCGCACCAAGATCGATGTCCTTGGGCGCGGCGATGCGCTGCTGGGCGATATCGCAGGCGATGTTGATGATAGTCGCAATTATCCGCTGCGCGATGAAGCCGGGGCTGTCGTGAATGGTGGTGACCGCGACGCCCGAGGCTTCCAGCATTCCCCGCAGGCTGTCGCGATAATCAGCCCGGCTGGCGGCGGTGCCCATCAGCGTGAGGCGGCCTCCGTCGCAGAACAGCGGGTCGATGGCGAAGGTGCGCCGGGGGTCGAAGCCACGATTGACCGCCATGGTGGTGGTGTCGTCACCCACGGGCGCCACGACGATGATGCTGGCCTCGTCGGGATGATCGCCACCCTCAAGCTCGATGCCGAGAGCCTCCAGCCGTGAACGCAGCCGGTTGGTGATCTCGTCGGAGCCGTCCAGCCAGATCGGCCTCGGCTCGAAATCCGTCACTTTCACTGCCGGCGAGGGGGCCTTCTTGCCGTCATCATAACGGTAGAAACCCTGCCCGACCTTGCGCCCGAAGAGTCCCGCCGAATATTGGCGGGCGACGAAGGGCTGGGGACGGAAACGGGGTTCTTCGAAGAACTGGTGATAGATCTGCTGCATGACGTTGAAGGAGACGTCGAGCCCGGTCAGGTCCAGCAGTTCGAAGGGCCCCATCCGGAAGTCGGCGCCGCCGGACATGACGAGGTCGACATCCTCGGTCGAGGCGATGCCTTCCGCGACGATGCGCTGGCCTTCTGTGTAAAGGCCGCGTCCGGCGTGGTTGATCAGGAAGCCCGGAAGGTCCGCGGTGCGGACCGCCGTGTGACCCGTGGATTCGATGATGCGCGTGGCCTGCGCCAGCGTCTCGGACGAGGTCTTAACGGCGGCGACCACTTCCGTGATCTTCATGAGCGGCGCTGGGTTGAAGAAATGCAGCCCGCACACGCGCTCGGGATGACGCGCGGCGGCGGCGATCTCCGTCACCAGCAGCGAGGACGTGTTCGTCGCCAGAATGCATTGCGGGGGCACGATATTTTCCAGCGCGTCGAACAGTTCGCGCTTGGCGGCGAGGCTTTCGACGATGGCCTCGATGACGAGATCCGCCGTGGCGAAGGGCTCGAGGCTGGCAGTCGGCACCAGGCGCGATTTGGCCATAGCCGCAGCATCGGCGGTGAGCCGGCCCTTCGCGGCATCGCGATCGATCATCGCGCCCGCGCTGTAGGCAGCCTCGCTGGCACGCGAGCGGTCCGTATCGTAAAGCAGTACCTCGTAGCCGCTCGCCGCGAACAGCTGGGCGATGCCTCGCCCCATCACGCCCGTTCCGACAATGCCCACCTTGGCGATGGCCTTGGGGGCGTCGCCGAGACTGCTTGCTCCTGCAGTTTTAGCGCTTAGGTTCACGTCGATGTCCCCATCAGGTGTCGGAAAATTTCGGTGGGCGCTTGTCGATGAAGGCCGCCAGACCCTCCTGTCCGTCCTTCGACTGCATCGACAGGGTCGAGAGGTCAGCCTCGATCTTCAGCCCCTGCTCGAGTGTCGTGTCGATGCCGCGATAGACGGCCTCGCGTATCAGCCGCAGCACGAGAAGGCCGTGGTTACTGAACTGCTGGCCGAACGCCAGGGCTTCCGCGAGCGGCTCGGCCACCACGATGCGGTTGACGAGGCCGATGGCCAGCGCCTCCTCGGCGAGGACATTACGGCCGGTCATCGTTATTTCCAGCGCCCGCGCCACGCCGACGAGGCGGGGTAGCCGCTGGGTGCCGCCATAGCCGGGAACCAGCCCGAGCTTGACCTCGGGCAATCCGAACCGTGCATTGGGGGTGGCGAGGCGGAAGGTGCAGGCGAGCGACAGTTCGCACCCCCCACCCAGCGCGTAGCCATTGACCAGCGCAATCGAGGGTATGGAGAGCCGCTCCAGACGCAGGAATGTCCGCTGCCCCAGCCATGTGCCGTTGAACTGTTCCGGCATGGTACGGTCGGGAATCTCGGTGATGTCCGCTCCCGCGCAGAAGGCTTTCTGCCCCTTGCCGGTGATTATCAGAACGCGCGCGTCGCTCTTCTCGATCTCGTCCAGCGCGCTATCCAGCTCGCGCACGGTGCCGTAGCTCAGCGCATTCAGTCGTTCCGGCCGATTGAGCGTAAGTATCGCGGCATCGTCTTTGTAAATTAGGTCGACACTCATTGTGGTTCTACCTCGCTGGCCGGTGGTCTACAGGTGATCGCGTAGTAGGGTTCCGAGCCCCTGCACCGGACCGAGTCCGACCATCTTGAAGACGTGCCAGATGCTCACCTGATTGGTGGTGAGCACGGGCTTGGCGATGGCCTTTTCGAGCGTGTCGACGATGGGAAACGTGTTCCAGTTGCCGCAGCAGAGCATCACCGCGTCGGCTTCGGGTACCGCTACCTTCTTCCCGGTTTCGAGGGCGGTTTCTGGCGCGAGCCGGCCGACTTCGAGGTTGGCGACCAGACCGATGGCCGACTGGGTGACGACGTTAAAACCGTTCTGCTCGATGAAGTTCGCCGTCGTCTGGTTGACGCCGTTGCTCCACGGCGCTGCCAGCCCGATCTTGCGGGCGCCGATGGTCTTCAGCGCTTCGATCAGGGCAGTGGAGGCCGTGGTGGCGGGCTTGCCGCTTGCCCGCGTGATGCGTTCGATCAGTTCCCGGTCGTAGCCCATGCCGTTGCGCGACGACGGGGCGGTGGCGGCGAGTACGATGATGTCCACATCGGCATGGCTGAGACGTCGCGCACCATCCTCCACCTGCTCGCCAATCTTCAGGGTCGAGCTCGGCTCGATGTTTTCAAGCGTCAGGCGCGTCGCATGCAGCGTCACGTTCTCCGGCAGGGTCCGGTAGAAGTCCGGCTCCTGAATGGAGTTCGACGAGGGCAGCAGAAGTCCGACACGGATATTTCGTGACATGGAATATGGCTCCGGGCGCGGGTCAGGCGGCGCCGACTTCGTCGAGGGAGGAGAATTTCCCCGCGATGAAGTCGGCCTTCAGTTGCGCTTTCTGGATCTTGCCGCTCGCGGTCATCGGAAGTTCGTCGAGCGGGATGAAATATTCCGGCAGCTTGTATTTGGCGATGCCGCGAGACTCGAGATAATCGGTGACCTCGCGGAAGCTCGCCGTGGCTCCCGGACGGCGGACGATGAAGGCGCATCCCTTCTCGACCATGCGCGGGTCCGGCACCGGTACGATGGCAACGGCGCTGAAGGAACCATGCGAGAGGAGAAGTTCCTCCATCTCGCGGACGCTGATCTTCAGGCCGCCCCGGTTGATGATCTCCTTCATCCGGCCGACCAGGCGGATGTAGCCCTTCTCATCGATCGTCGCGAGATCGTTCGAGAACAGCCAACCATCGGCGCGGAAGGTGGCCTGGGTACGCTCCGGATCCTGGAAATAGCCGAGCGCGACATGGGGACCGCGCGTCGCCAGCTCGCCGACCTCGCCCGGCGCCAGCGTGCGCGTGCGGGTTTCGTCGAAGATGGCGAGTTCGGCACCGGGCATGGCGGCGCCATCGGTCAGCCATAGCTTCTCCGGCTGATCGTCCTCGCGGCTGGCGGAGCCGACGAAGCATTCCGTCATGCCCCACATGCCGATTAGCGTGCAGCCGGTCTGTTCGCGGAAGCGGGCGCCGAGTTGCTCGGGAATGGGCGCGCCGGCGCAGCCGAAGATACGGAACGAGGAAAGGTCGTGCTCGCCGATCTCCGGGCATTCGAGAAGCATGCTGGCGAACGGCGTGGCGCCGAGGGTGAAGGTGCACTTCTCTCGCGCGATCAGCCGAAGGGCCTCGGCGGGATCCCACAGATCCTGCAGGACAAGCCGGCCGCCGATCGTGATGGAGAGCCGCATTCCCCACTGGAAGGCGGTGCCGTGGCCCATGGGGGAGGGCGTCCAGATCACGTCCTGCGATGTAAGGTCGAGCAGGCGGGCCATGGCCTGCGTGCCGTACATCATCGTGTTCTCGCTATGCATGACTCCCTTGGGATTCGACTCGGTCCCGGAAGTGAAGGCGAGAAGCGATACCTCGTTGCAGTCTGCGGACGGACGCGGTGCGGGTGTCGCCGGTTCCGTCAGCAGCGTTTCCCACGAGCCAAGCCCGGCATAATCATGGGCACCGCGCACGAAGATTTCGGCGACGCCCGGAAGCGACGTACGCAGCTCCGCATACATCGCCGCGTAGTCGAACCTTCTGTACACGGACGGGATCACGCAGATCTTCGTGCCGGCCTGGTTGAGAATGTAGGAGAGTTCCTTGGTCCGATAGTTCGGCAGCAGCGGGTTGGTCACGGCCCCCAGCCGCAGCGCGGCCAGATGCAGCAGGACCAGCTCCGCGCAATTGGGTAACTGCACCGAGAGCACGTCGCCCTGTCCCAGCCCCGCCGCATGCAGATTGGAAGCTATCGTCTCGACGCTCTTGCCGAGCTCGGCATAAGTGAGGCGGGCGCCATCGGGTGACACGACGGCGACCTGATCGGGCGTGTGGGCAACGTGGTGCTCGAAGCAGGCGAGCAAGGACCGGTCGTTCCACCCGCCCGCAGCCGTGTACTTGGCAATGCGTTCCGGTGTCAGTGTGGTATCGAACTTCATCTGCTGCGCGGCCCCGATCAGATCCGGCCGGTATTGCCGGATCTCCATTTCCTAGCGCGATGTCTGGCGTGATTTCTCGTAGTCGAGCTCAAAGTATTCCGGACGTCCGGCAAACCACGGGTCGCCCCAGTTCTGCTGGCCGCCATCGACGATGAGGAGTTCGCCGGTGATGTATTTTCCCGATGGCGCGGTGAGGTAGATGATCGCCTCGGCAATGTCCTGGACATCGCCGGCCCGCTTCATCGGGTTCGCCTGGAAGAAGCTCGCTTGTCCTTCCGGGGGGTAATAGTTGAAGGCGTCGGTGGCGATGGTGCCGGGCGCCACGCAGTTGACGCGAATATTATAAGGCGCCCACTCCGTCGCGACGGTCTTGGACAGGAATATCTGG is a window encoding:
- a CDS encoding Gfo/Idh/MocA family protein; translated protein: MEKARLRVGIVGLQPGRSWAARAHIPALRALGESFELAGVANSSLQSAEQAAAACGIPRASGSVDELVACPDIDIVAVTVKVPHHLDLVSKAARAGKHIYCEWPLGNGLAEAEEMAALVGRQGVMGVVGTQARVAPGILKLRKLVADGYVGDVLSTSIVARGRAWGAAIDSRATGGYMLDRANGATMLTIPMGHALAAFRDVLGEIAEVSAVTATRRTEVLAKDTGETLPMTAPDQVVLSGLLQSGAPLSIHYRGGEGPGTGFIWEINGTRGDLRVTAANGHIQMAELTLEGATEGQRSFERLELPAVEGEPFPAESVPGNVARMYARMAADLNTGTRTATTFDDAVGLHRVIAAVEEADRTGARVAVAGVG
- a CDS encoding enoyl-CoA hydratase/isomerase family protein yields the protein MSVDLIYKDDAAILTLNRPERLNALSYGTVRELDSALDEIEKSDARVLIITGKGQKAFCAGADITEIPDRTMPEQFNGTWLGQRTFLRLERLSIPSIALVNGYALGGGCELSLACTFRLATPNARFGLPEVKLGLVPGYGGTQRLPRLVGVARALEITMTGRNVLAEEALAIGLVNRIVVAEPLAEALAFGQQFSNHGLLVLRLIREAVYRGIDTTLEQGLKIEADLSTLSMQSKDGQEGLAAFIDKRPPKFSDT
- a CDS encoding 3-hydroxyacyl-CoA dehydrogenase; protein product: MNLSAKTAGASSLGDAPKAIAKVGIVGTGVMGRGIAQLFAASGYEVLLYDTDRSRASEAAYSAGAMIDRDAAKGRLTADAAAMAKSRLVPTASLEPFATADLVIEAIVESLAAKRELFDALENIVPPQCILATNTSSLLVTEIAAAARHPERVCGLHFFNPAPLMKITEVVAAVKTSSETLAQATRIIESTGHTAVRTADLPGFLINHAGRGLYTEGQRIVAEGIASTEDVDLVMSGGADFRMGPFELLDLTGLDVSFNVMQQIYHQFFEEPRFRPQPFVARQYSAGLFGRKVGQGFYRYDDGKKAPSPAVKVTDFEPRPIWLDGSDEITNRLRSRLEALGIELEGGDHPDEASIIVVAPVGDDTTTMAVNRGFDPRRTFAIDPLFCDGGRLTLMGTAASRADYRDSLRGMLEASGVAVTTIHDSPGFIAQRIIATIINIACDIAQQRIAAPKDIDLGAKLGLGYPAGPLELGDKLGADTIMQILNRMYAFYCDPRYRPSPWLKRRALLNVSLISDEA
- a CDS encoding AMP-binding protein, whose translation is MKFDTTLTPERIAKYTAAGGWNDRSLLACFEHHVAHTPDQVAVVSPDGARLTYAELGKSVETIASNLHAAGLGQGDVLSVQLPNCAELVLLHLAALRLGAVTNPLLPNYRTKELSYILNQAGTKICVIPSVYRRFDYAAMYAELRTSLPGVAEIFVRGAHDYAGLGSWETLLTEPATPAPRPSADCNEVSLLAFTSGTESNPKGVMHSENTMMYGTQAMARLLDLTSQDVIWTPSPMGHGTAFQWGMRLSITIGGRLVLQDLWDPAEALRLIAREKCTFTLGATPFASMLLECPEIGEHDLSSFRIFGCAGAPIPEQLGARFREQTGCTLIGMWGMTECFVGSASREDDQPEKLWLTDGAAMPGAELAIFDETRTRTLAPGEVGELATRGPHVALGYFQDPERTQATFRADGWLFSNDLATIDEKGYIRLVGRMKEIINRGGLKISVREMEELLLSHGSFSAVAIVPVPDPRMVEKGCAFIVRRPGATASFREVTDYLESRGIAKYKLPEYFIPLDELPMTASGKIQKAQLKADFIAGKFSSLDEVGAA
- a CDS encoding SDR family NAD(P)-dependent oxidoreductase, giving the protein MPQQVIAVTGTSRGIGAEIAVELASKGHIVGCLVRNGKLPEHERAAEFADRLMPIACDIVDEDALRHAFAQLVERHGRLNGLVNNAGIHLAGPSRSFATADFEKILKVDVLGLFAACREAYPHLLASEGGTIVNIGSFFSEIGAKGSTAYSAAKAAVGAITRCLAAEWGGKGISVLNIAPGYIETDINRDYLAAESTQAMIRERIAVGRPGHVNEVARLVRAIFDERIGFLTGETITIDGGHRLYY
- a CDS encoding acyl-CoA dehydrogenase family protein, producing the protein MDIFERLDKTIPWSETEQIVIDAVSRLAREKIMPRAAGHDEAGSFPWDNVADINLLELNRVFIPEEYEGSGLSYSTYLACCREIAQACASTAIVWATNFHACGPVVDFASHEQKMRWLPPIANGGLAALAITEPGAGSDATGMKTRFRPDGDDIIVDGAKVFITNGDVCEWLLLFGKWSELGDGRDAISIAVVEKGTPGFEVERLEKKMGHRASSTAALSFNGCRIPRANLLGKPGEGLSMLFHFLNRSRPSIAAHALGIARAAFQEATDYINERRQSGRRIVEFQGIQFMLADLATDLAMCERWLWHVAARIEAGDNNIAQESSMLKLRASDVAMRVTTEAVQLLGGYGYTQDFKVERLMRDAKITQIWEGTNQVHRQIIGRSFMKK
- a CDS encoding maleate cis-trans isomerase family protein — translated: MSRNIRVGLLLPSSNSIQEPDFYRTLPENVTLHATRLTLENIEPSSTLKIGEQVEDGARRLSHADVDIIVLAATAPSSRNGMGYDRELIERITRASGKPATTASTALIEALKTIGARKIGLAAPWSNGVNQTTANFIEQNGFNVVTQSAIGLVANLEVGRLAPETALETGKKVAVPEADAVMLCCGNWNTFPIVDTLEKAIAKPVLTTNQVSIWHVFKMVGLGPVQGLGTLLRDHL